In one Acomys russatus chromosome X, mAcoRus1.1, whole genome shotgun sequence genomic region, the following are encoded:
- the LOC127185898 gene encoding zinc finger protein 81-like — protein MVPTQDPPQPGRHAKACEVPVSFEDVAVDFSREEWQQLDTSQRCLYQDVMLENYSHLLSVGFKVPKPEVIFKLEQGEEPWTLEEEDTHESCSDGKFRIKNSQKRTCGKATFYGETVDEDSRDDSLYSILEELWKDAEQITRYQRKQNNPLNYSAFNKKIVNAKRDYEGIDIGKHVDPKPNVVPSQRRPHKKDLFQNHFKHNLDLHVHNKNKATKNFDKIIGHRQIFANSSSYTNLENPHVGAEFCENNQYGKVLRIKHTHSQSTIFPVEEKAKTCAAFGKIFTPKSHFFIPSGIHKVEKHHELSKCVNVFTQKPLLSIYLRVHRDEKLYICTKCGKAFIQNSELMVHEKTHTREKPYKCSECGKSFFQLSSLLRHQTTHTGEKLYKCSECGKDFSLSSALNIHQKIHTGERHHKCNECGKAFTQKSTLRMHQRIHTGERSYICTKCGQAFIQKAHLIAHQRIHTGEKPYECSDCGKSFPSKSQLQMHKRIHTGEKPYICTVCGKAFTNRSNLNTHQKSHTGEKSYICAECGKAFTDRSNFNKHQTIHTGEKPHVCASCGRAFIQKSQLVTHQRVHTMEKPYKCPVCEKSFFKKPHLKVHQRIHTGEKPYICSECGKAFTDRSNFNKHQTVHTGDKPYKCSDCGKGFTQKSVLSMHRSIHT, from the exons GTCCCAGTGTCATTTGAGGATGTGGCAGTAGATTTCAGTAGAGAGGAATGGCAGCAATTGGACACTTCGCAAAGATGCCTGTACCAGGATGTAATGCTGGAGAACTACAGCCACCTGCTCTCAGTGG GGTTTAAAGTTCCCAAACCAGAGGTCATCTTCAAGTTGGAGCAAGGAGAAGAACCATGGACATTGGAGGAGGAAGACACACATGAAAGCTGTTCAG ATGGAAAGTTTAGGATTAAGAACTCACAGAAAAGAACTTGTGGAAAAGCCACATTTTATGGTGAAACAGTGGATGAAGATTCAAGGGATGATTCATTGTATTCCATTTTAGAAGAACTGTGGAAAGATGCTGAACAGATCACAAGATACCAGAGAAAACAGAACAACCCTTTGAATTATTCTGCGTTCAATAAGAAAATAGTGAATGCCAAGAGGGATTATGAAGGTATAGACATTGGAAAGCATGTAGACCCCAAACCAAATGTTGTTCCTTCACAGAGAAGACCCCATAAGAAAGACTTGTTTCAAAATCATTTTAAGCATAATTTAGACTTACATgttcataataaaaacaaagcaacaaagaaTTTTGACAAAATAATAGGGCACAGGCAAATTTTTGCCAATAGTTCTTCTTATACTAACCTTGAAAATCCACATGTGGGAGCAGAATTCTGTGAAAATAATCAGTATGGAAAAGTCCTCAGAATCAAGCATACACATAGTCAAAGTACGATATTTCCTGttgaggaaaaggcaaaaacatGTGCTGCATTTGGAAAAATCTTCACCCCAAAATCacatttcttcattccttccgGAATTCACAAAGTGGAAAAACACCACGAACTTAGCAAATGTGTAAATGTTTTTACACAGAAACCACTACTTAGTATATATCTGAGAGTTCATAGAGATGAAAAACTATACATATGTACTAAATGCGGGAAGGCATTCATCCAGAATTCTGAATTAATGGTGCATGAGAAAACTCACACTAGAGAAAAACCCTACAAATGCAGTGAATGTGGAAAATCATTTTTCCAGCTGTCATCTCTACTCAGGCATCAAACAACCCACACTGGAGAAAAACTCTATAAATGCAGTGAATGTGGGAAAGATTTCTCTTTGAGCTCAGCCCTCAATATACACCAGAAAATCCATACTGGAGAGAGACATCACAAATgtaatgagtgtgggaaagcctttacCCAAAAGTCAACACTCCGAATGCATCAGAGAATTCACACAGGGGAGAGATCCTATATATGTACTAAATGTGGGCAGGCCTTCATCCAGAAGGCACACTTGATTGCAcatcaaagaattcatactggagaaaagCCGTATGAGTGCAGTGACTGTGGAAAATCCTTCCCTTCTAAGTCCCAACTTCAGATGCATAAGCGAATTCACACGGGAGAAAAACCCTACATATGCACCGTGTGTGGGAAGGCTTTCACCAACAGGTCAAACCTCAATACTCACCAGAAGTCTCATACCGGAGAGAAGTCTTACATATGTGCTGAATGTGGAAAGGCCTTTACTGACAGGTCAAATTTCAATAAGCACCAGACCattcatactggagaaaaaccccaCGTTTGTGCCAGTTGTGGGAGGGCCTTCATTCAGAAGTCACAGTTAGTTACACACCAGAGAGTTCACACTATGGAGAAGCCTTATAAATGTCCTGTCTGTGAGAAATCCTTCTTCAAGAAACCACATCTCAAAGTACATCAGCgaatccacacaggagagaaaccataTATATGTTCAGAGTGTGGGAAGGCCTTTACTGACAGGTCTAATTTCAACAAACACCAGACTGTTCACACTGGGGATAAACCTTACAAGTGCAGTGACTGTGGAAAGGGCTTTACTCAGAAATCAGTCCTTAGTATGCATCGCAGCATTCATACCTGA